TGTTTACACATGCTGTCcttgatttcatgttttgtgatgTGATTGCGTTGAAAGCATTTTTGTCTGTCACTTAAACCTCACTGATAGACCAGCGGCTATCTGCAAAACAATCAGTTCTACTGTCACAGGTTCTCCGTTGTTTTGGTCCAAGAATACCTTCGTGATGAAGCTTTGGAAATCCAAATGATTTTtagcattttggattttggaattCTGTCCATGCTCTAACAGGCtactgatgttttcttttttctgtagGCTTAACTCTCCAAGGGCAGACAACTATTACCCCGAAGCGGTTCAGCACATTCGAAGTAACTACTTCTGACTGCATTGAATCCAAATCCTCTCTGATGGACATTGAAGCCTCTCTGAAGGCCAGTTTCCTGTGTGGACTGGTTGAAGTTGGAGGATCTGCCAAGTATCTGAAGGATACGAAGAAATTCaagaatcagagcagagtgacgTGTTGGTACAAATCTACCACAAACTTGAAACAGTTGTCATTGACTCAACTTGAAGCCATGATCACCGAAAAGAAAGACTTCATCAAGAACACCACAGCAACACATGTAGTCACAGGAATCCTTTATGGGGCAaatgctttctttgtgtttgacagtgagAAGTTAGAAGCCAGCAGCGTTCAGGACGTCCAGGGAAACATGAAGGCTGTGATCGGGAAGATCCCCTTATTTAATTCTGGGGGTAAAGTTGACATCAAGTTGACTGACGAAGAAAAAGAACTGACTAACAGATTCTCCTTCAAATTCTACGGAGACTTCATTCTTGAAAGTTACCCTGTAACATTTGAAGATGCAGTGATGACCTATGCAGAACTTCCAAATCTGctgggagaagatggagagaagagtgTGCCAGTGATGGTCTGGCTGATGCCTCTGAAGAGTTATGACACCACTGCATCTGAGCTGAAGAGAGAGATCAGCGCCGGATTAGTGTGGAAGGCGCAGGATGCTCTCGAAGATTTACGGGCAATGGAAATGAGATGCGAAGAGTCCCTGGAGGACCCGGTGGTAGAGAAGTTTCCACAGATCCGAGAGGAGTTAAACGATTTTAAAACACGGTGCGATCTGTATGCATCCAAGCTCCGGAAGAACATGAGGGATAAATTTCCCCTCATCCGTGACGGTAAAGAAGACGAGAGCTCGGTAGAAAAGCTCCTTGATGACAGAAACAAGTCaccattcagtcatgaaaaactAGACAAATGGCTGGATCATAAAGAGAGGGAAATCAACGTCATCAGGTCCTGTGTGGAAATGATGGAGGGAACAAAGATCGTCCCAAATGAGTCAGAGCTGGACAGGGAGGTGCTTGCTGCGGGCGTCGAAGATGTCCTGTGCTTCGTCTTCACCTCCCTGGAGAGCGCTGACCCCTGCCTGAATGCGATGGACCACTACGTGCATTCGTTTGAAAAAGAGAGTATCCACGAAGACCCGTGGTACTACTCAGGTGATGTTCTTGACAAGATGAGACAAAAAGCCAAAAGTGTCCACCATCTTGCCAGAGCACTGAAGAACAGCCGCCAATTCCGTTTCCTTGTCGCCGCCATTGATAATAAGAACTTCACAGGAGCAACCATCTACCACTACAAGGACGCCAAACTGGTCACTGAGGATTTTTCGAAGCCGGCCCTCCCTCCTATCAAGGCTATCACAAACAAAAGAGATTTGATCTGGTGTAAGTCATTTGCTGTGCTTCTCTGAGTCATAAATACGCTGCATAAATTTCACTGCTTGAGAAAATCAGTTTTTCTCCACGAGAGTGATTAATCACACATCTTGTATTGGATTCTCCATCAGACGCCTGTGATCTCACCctggacccaaacacagcaaacGGCTACCTCCATCTATCTGAGGAAAACAAGAAGGCGACATGTAACAGCTGGCTGTACTATCCCGATCACCCAGAGAGGTTTGATGTTCACACTCAGGTGTTGTGCAAACAGGGGTTGACTGGGCGCCATTACTGGGAGGTAGAGATGAGTAACGGCTCAAATGATTATGTTTGTGTACTTCTTACATACAAGGATGTTGCACGAAAAGGGAGCGGTGAGGACACTGAGCTTGGATGTAACTCAGTATCGTGGCGTTTCGGCAAAAGCAAAGGCCAACTTAAGGCTTGGCATAATGGTGAGGTGTGGGCTGCTCCTATTCCCCGCAGAGGTGTCAGCAAACTTGGGGTGTTTCTCGACCATAAAGGtggcactctgtccttctacaggGTCTTCTCGAACACCCTGGAACATCTTTACACCTTTGACTCCTGCTTCACTGAGCCGCTGTACCCAGGCCTGTGGGCTTACGAATATTACAATTACGCACACATTTGTCCGATTGAATACGAGCAATCACAGATGTGTTAGATTCTCGGTCTGTTAAAAGTCTCGCTGATAACATTCAGACACTAAACGAGTCATTCCATCTCCCCCATCACCACACGACACTGCTGTCGTTCCAATCATC
This window of the Acanthopagrus latus isolate v.2019 chromosome 3, fAcaLat1.1, whole genome shotgun sequence genome carries:
- the LOC119017027 gene encoding neoverrucotoxin subunit alpha-like — encoded protein: MDCSDPLKVAALGRAFTLGTLYDALEDQLITGLTLQGQTTITPKRFSTFEVTTSDCIESKSSLMDIEASLKASFLCGLVEVGGSAKYLKDTKKFKNQSRVTCWYKSTTNLKQLSLTQLEAMITEKKDFIKNTTATHVVTGILYGANAFFVFDSEKLEASSVQDVQGNMKAVIGKIPLFNSGGKVDIKLTDEEKELTNRFSFKFYGDFILESYPVTFEDAVMTYAELPNLLGEDGEKSVPVMVWLMPLKSYDTTASELKREISAGLVWKAQDALEDLRAMEMRCEESLEDPVVEKFPQIREELNDFKTRCDLYASKLRKNMRDKFPLIRDGKEDESSVEKLLDDRNKSPFSHEKLDKWLDHKEREINVIRSCVEMMEGTKIVPNESELDREVLAAGVEDVLCFVFTSLESADPCLNAMDHYVHSFEKESIHEDPWYYSGDVLDKMRQKAKSVHHLARALKNSRQFRFLVAAIDNKNFTGATIYHYKDAKLVTEDFSKPALPPIKAITNKRDLIWYACDLTLDPNTANGYLHLSEENKKATCNSWLYYPDHPERFDVHTQVLCKQGLTGRHYWEVEMSNGSNDYVCVLLTYKDVARKGSGEDTELGCNSVSWRFGKSKGQLKAWHNGEVWAAPIPRRGVSKLGVFLDHKGGTLSFYRVFSNTLEHLYTFDSCFTEPLYPGLWAYEYYNYAHICPIEYEQSQMC